Proteins from a single region of Diaphorobacter limosus:
- the amaB gene encoding L-piperidine-6-carboxylate dehydrogenase translates to MPDSHTYLQQVLQDLGLNLQAFAGSDCTIRAPRDGAVLAHLKWCGAAQAQAQIANAQRASQTWRNVPAPVRGDLVRRLGELLRRHKAALGALVSLEAGKITAEGLGEVQEMIDICDFAVGLSRQLHGLTIASERPGHRMMETWHPMGVVGIISAFNFPVAVWSWNAALALVCGNAIVWKPSEKTPLTAIACQHLLLQAMAAFNADRPGTVPEGLSQLLIGGRELGELLAASAQVAVVSATGSTRMGRQVAVKVAERFGRAILELGGNNAMIVTPTADLELAARAITFAAVGTAGQRCTTLRRLIVHESVADALLARLAAIYGSIAIGDPLTDGTLVGPLIDRAAFDAMQQALAQARAEGGQVLGGERVREDLGQEAWYVRPALVQMPQQSAVVQHETFAPILYVLRYDGDTDMAIALQNAVPQGLSSAIFTQSLMDAERFMSAAGSDCGIANVNIGTSGAEIGGAFGGEKETGGGRESGSDAWKGYMRRATNTINYSGALPLAQGVRFDV, encoded by the coding sequence ATGCCCGATTCGCACACGTATTTGCAGCAGGTATTGCAGGATCTGGGCCTGAACCTCCAGGCCTTCGCGGGCAGCGACTGCACCATCCGTGCGCCGCGCGATGGGGCGGTACTGGCCCACTTGAAATGGTGCGGTGCCGCGCAGGCCCAGGCGCAGATCGCCAACGCACAGCGCGCCAGCCAGACCTGGCGCAATGTTCCCGCCCCCGTGCGTGGCGATCTGGTGCGCCGCCTGGGTGAGCTGCTGCGCCGGCACAAGGCGGCCCTGGGCGCCCTGGTGTCGCTGGAGGCGGGCAAGATCACTGCCGAGGGCCTGGGCGAGGTGCAGGAGATGATCGACATCTGCGACTTCGCCGTCGGCCTGTCGCGCCAGCTGCACGGCCTGACGATTGCCAGCGAGCGGCCCGGCCACCGCATGATGGAAACTTGGCACCCCATGGGCGTGGTGGGCATCATCTCGGCCTTCAACTTCCCTGTCGCCGTGTGGTCGTGGAATGCCGCCCTGGCCCTGGTCTGCGGCAATGCCATCGTCTGGAAGCCGTCGGAAAAAACGCCGCTCACGGCCATCGCCTGCCAGCATCTGCTGCTGCAGGCCATGGCAGCCTTCAATGCCGACAGGCCAGGCACGGTGCCCGAGGGTCTGAGCCAGCTCTTGATCGGCGGGCGCGAGCTGGGCGAACTGCTTGCCGCCAGTGCGCAGGTGGCGGTGGTCAGCGCCACGGGCTCCACGCGCATGGGCCGCCAAGTCGCGGTAAAGGTGGCCGAGCGCTTTGGCCGCGCCATCCTGGAGCTGGGCGGCAACAACGCCATGATCGTCACGCCCACGGCCGACCTGGAGCTGGCGGCGCGCGCCATCACCTTTGCCGCCGTCGGCACGGCCGGCCAGCGCTGCACCACGCTGCGCCGCTTGATCGTGCATGAGTCCGTAGCCGACGCGCTGCTGGCGCGGCTGGCGGCGATCTACGGCAGCATCGCCATCGGCGACCCGCTGACGGACGGCACCCTGGTCGGCCCGCTGATCGACCGCGCCGCGTTTGATGCCATGCAGCAGGCACTGGCCCAGGCCCGGGCCGAGGGCGGCCAGGTGCTGGGCGGCGAACGCGTGCGCGAGGATCTGGGGCAGGAGGCCTGGTATGTGCGCCCGGCGCTGGTGCAGATGCCGCAGCAGTCCGCGGTGGTGCAGCACGAGACCTTCGCGCCCATCCTTTATGTGCTGCGTTACGACGGCGACACCGACATGGCCATCGCGCTGCAGAATGCTGTGCCCCAGGGTCTGTCGTCTGCCATCTTCACGCAGAGCCTGATGGATGCCGAGCGCTTCATGTCCGCTGCGGGCAGCGACTGCGGCATTGCCAACGTCAACATCGGCACCTCGGGCGCCGAGATCGGTGGCGCCTTCGGTGGCGAGAAGGAAACCGGCGGCGGGCGCGAGTCGGGATCGGACGCCTGGAAGGGCTATATGCGCCGCGCCACCAACACCATCAACTACAGCGGCGCGCTGCCGCTGGCGCAGGGCGTGCGTTTTGACGTGTGA
- the dnaB gene encoding replicative DNA helicase, with amino-acid sequence MSAVLPLPIDGYLAVPPDREVAQLRVPPHSIEAESSVLGGLLLDNMAWDRVGDLLVDGDFYRHEHQQIYAAIGALVNASKPADVITVYEQLQSLGKAEETGGLAYLNSLAQYVPSASNIRRYAEIVRERAILRKLVTASDDIATNAFNPQGKPVERILDEAEQKIFAIGEEGSRMKQGFQSLDTLVIDLLDRVQEMADNPMDVTGVPSGFVDLDRMTSGLQAGDLVVLAARPSMGKTSFAVNIAEHVALNEGLPVAIFSMEMGAAQLAVRIVGSIGRVNQGNLRTGKLSDEEWPRLTEAIERLRTVSLHIDETPGLTPSELRANARRLARQCGKLGLIVVDYLQLMSGSGSSSSDNRATELGEISRGLKMLAKELQCPVIALSQLNRSVEQRTDKRPMMSDLRESGAIEQDADIIMFIYRDDYYNKDSKEPNIAEVIIGKQRNGPTGTVKLFFQKNQTRFENLAMGSGDDY; translated from the coding sequence ATGTCAGCCGTTCTGCCCCTGCCCATCGATGGCTACCTTGCCGTGCCACCCGACCGCGAGGTGGCCCAGCTGCGCGTGCCGCCGCATTCGATAGAGGCCGAGTCCAGCGTGCTCGGCGGCCTGTTGCTGGACAACATGGCCTGGGATCGTGTGGGCGACCTGCTGGTCGATGGCGACTTCTACCGCCACGAGCACCAGCAGATCTACGCCGCCATAGGCGCCCTGGTCAACGCCAGCAAGCCTGCCGACGTGATCACCGTGTACGAGCAACTGCAAAGCCTGGGCAAGGCCGAGGAGACGGGCGGCCTGGCCTACCTGAACAGCCTGGCGCAGTACGTGCCCAGCGCCAGCAACATCCGCCGCTATGCCGAGATCGTGCGCGAGCGCGCCATCCTGAGAAAGTTGGTCACGGCCAGCGACGATATCGCCACCAACGCCTTCAACCCCCAGGGCAAGCCGGTGGAGCGCATCCTGGACGAGGCCGAGCAGAAGATCTTCGCCATCGGCGAAGAGGGCTCGCGCATGAAGCAGGGCTTCCAGTCGCTCGACACCCTGGTCATCGACCTGCTGGACCGCGTGCAGGAGATGGCCGACAACCCCATGGACGTGACCGGCGTGCCCTCGGGCTTCGTCGATCTGGACCGCATGACCAGCGGCCTGCAGGCCGGCGACCTGGTGGTGCTGGCGGCGCGGCCCTCGATGGGCAAGACCTCGTTCGCCGTGAACATCGCCGAGCATGTGGCGCTGAATGAGGGCCTGCCCGTGGCCATCTTCTCCATGGAAATGGGCGCGGCCCAACTGGCCGTGCGTATCGTGGGCTCCATCGGCCGCGTGAACCAGGGCAACTTGCGCACCGGCAAGCTCAGCGACGAGGAATGGCCGCGCCTGACCGAGGCCATAGAGCGCTTGCGCACGGTGTCTCTGCACATCGACGAGACCCCGGGCCTGACGCCGTCCGAGTTGCGCGCCAACGCGCGCCGCCTGGCGCGCCAGTGCGGCAAGCTGGGGCTGATCGTGGTGGACTACCTGCAGCTGATGAGCGGCTCCGGCTCCAGCAGCTCGGACAACCGCGCCACCGAACTGGGCGAGATCTCGCGTGGCCTGAAGATGCTGGCGAAAGAGCTGCAATGCCCGGTGATCGCGCTGTCGCAGTTGAACCGATCCGTGGAGCAGCGCACCGACAAGCGCCCGATGATGAGCGACCTGCGCGAATCGGGCGCCATCGAGCAGGACGCGGACATCATCATGTTCATCTACCGCGACGATTACTACAACAAGGACAGCAAGGAGCCGAACATCGCCGAGGTCATCATCGGCAAGCAGCGTAACGGCCCCACGGGCACGGTGAAGCTGTTCTTCCAGAAGAACCAGACAAGATTCGAAAACCTGGCCATGGGTTCGGGTGACGACTATTGA